The following are encoded together in the Babesia microti strain RI chromosome II, complete genome genome:
- a CDS encoding conserved Plasmodium protein, unknown function (overlaps_old_locusTagID:BBM_II03885), with translation MQYWDLPECSICHERLSYSLCTLSQCGHVYHDQCIRQWTSKHKSEIHNNCPLCRKSITKTGIVPLKYETTPKKIGDTNDEQINFLEGEIKFLRGKLTNINNQNSSLNLIKESLNDENIKLSSKLDASDRKNSELLNKIKDYELQINSLSATNKRLSESLEDYKSKVAKNDAFKKYIKSITECEGDILTNLSKDEKINVLLQRVIYLTRFNKELSLVRDKWKKSYNEINTLYSELKSEYLNLATFDSSNDTKKDDLVNFTKIKSNSDEFMISPGRLFDDKIKLLNPQNIKATKLPTHSAFEKRKMLQQMNIIRPIKRQQGIKTFFEPIN, from the exons ATGCAATACTGGGACCTCCCAGAATGCAGCATCTGCCATGAACGGCTATCATATTCCCTTTGTACTCTATCGCAATGCGGCCATGTATACCATGATCAGTGTATTAGGCAGTGGACTAGTAAGCACAAGAGTGAAATCCATAACAATTGCCCTCTATGCCGTAAAAGCATAACAAAGACTGGAATTGTGCCCTTGAAATATGAAACAACGCCCAAAA AAATTGGAGATACAAAtgatgaacaaattaatttcttGGAG GGTGAAATTAAGTTTTTGAGGGGTAAACTCACGAATATAAACAATCAGAATTCTTCGctcaatttgattaaagaatcattaaat gatgaaaatatcaaattatcatcaaagTTAGATGCATCAGATCGTAAAAATTCCGAATTGCTCAACAAAATAAAAGATTATGAGCtacaaattaattcacTTAGTGCCACAAACAAACGTTTGTCTGAATCTTTGGAGGATTACAAGTCAAAAGTCGCCAAAAACGACGCTTTCAAAAAATA tatCAAAAGTATAACAGAATGCGAGGGGGATATACTAACCAAT TTATCAAAAGACGAAAAGATAAATGTATTGCTACAGCGTGTTATATACCTTACCCGGTTTAATAAGGAGTTGTCCCTGGTTAGAGACAAGTGGAAAAAAAGTTATAACGAAATAAATACGTTGTATTCTGAACTAAAAAG CGAGTATTTAAACCTGGCAACATTCGATTCATCCAACGATACAAAGAAGGATGATTTGGTCAACTTCACAAAGATCAAATCCAATAGCGACGAATTTATGATCAGTCCTGGAAGATTATTTGACGACAAAATCAAGCTTCTAAACCCACAGA ACATAAAAGCTACGAAATTACCCACACATTCTGCGTTTGAGAAACGCAAAATGTTACAGCAAATGAACATTATTAGGCCAATTAAAAGGCAACAGGGAATTAAGACTTTTTTTGAGCCAATTAATTAG
- a CDS encoding Maf1 regulator (overlaps_old_locusTagID:BBM_II03920) — protein MIFVEDTNLARLRSILNDFDASDRYIDVRLELLHISNVENSIPTGFSVDNYTSVNNSTVEAVEGIYCYLIMAMNKCFPDYDFSSLNYSNFKRIKSIGTVLNTIDYKLSYIMERLILDFSNDLWSSIKKVISLNESEVYTYESGPEEDLFNSECCLNSFNYFFYDKSQCRILFFSSVTKSKCLNRRKDSENDLFISELTSAVRAQDAYVDDSSCE, from the coding sequence ATGATATTTGTGGAAGATACTAATTTGGCTCGGTTGCGATCAATTCTGAACGACTTCGACGCCTCAGATCGTTACATTGATGTGCGCCTGGAATTATTGCATATATCCAATGTCGAAAACTCGATACCAACTGGTTTTAGTGTTGATAACTATACTAGTGTGAATAACTCCACAGTTGAGGCCGTTGAAGGGATATACTGCTATCTAATAATGGCAATGAACAAATGTTTCCCTGATTATGACTTTTCATCGCTTAATTATTCGAATTTTAAAAGGATTAAATCTATTGGTACTGTGCTAAATACAATCGATTACAAACTATCGTACATAATGGAGAGGTTGATACTAGATTTCTCAAACGACCTATGGAGCAGTATAAAAAAGGTAATATCACTCAATGAATCGGAAGTTTATACCTATGAATCTGGGCCCGAAGAGGATTTATTCAATAGTGAGTGCTGTTTAAACTCGTTTAATTACTTTTTCTATGACAAAAGTCAATGCAGGATATTATTCTTCTCCAGCGTCACCAAGTCTAAATGCTTAAATCGTAGGAAAGATTCGGAAAATGACTTATTTATTAGTGAATTAACATCTGCTGTACGAGCACAAGACGCATATGTAGATGATTCCTCGTGTGAATAG
- a CDS encoding AmmeMemoRadiSam system protein B (overlaps_old_locusTagID:BBM_II03900;~overlaps_old_locusTagID:BBM_II03905) — MSIRIATHAGSWYSSVGNVLKTRISSELSTHPENEVLVKYIITPHAGYDYSLKTALYAYSKIRTFKYSKIFILGPSHHVYFEGCGLDKCIKYETPIGNLDIDTETVTNLLANDHFMNISKGTSEDEHSIEMQLPILKLILEGFPDAKIIPIMIGDIDEQSTIGIANSLLKYFEDKDNLFVISSDFCHFGARFGFYKTPYPGIPIHEAVEKLDKDGIDLILKHNYKGFISYLDDTKNTICGRNPIQVLLKLLTFSKLNIFSNLESYAQSNPATNIRDSSVSYAAVVGTIIN, encoded by the exons ATGAGCATAAGGATAGCTACTCATGCTGGGAGTTGGTATTCTTCCGTAG GCAATGTACTAAAAACCAGAATCTCCTCCGAATTATCCACACATCCAGAAAACGAAGTGCTtgtaaaatacataataacACC TCATGCTGGCTATGATTATTCTCTGAAAACTGCATTATACGCCTATTCTAAGATTAGGACTTTCAAATA ttcgaaaatatttatattagGGCCATCACACCATGTCTATTTTGAAGGTTGCGGGCttgataaatgtattaaatacGAAACGCCCATTGGCAATCTGGATATAGACACAGAGACTGTAACTAATCTGTTAGCAAATGATCATTTTATGAATATTAGCAAGGGCACATCTGAAGATGAGCATTCAATTGAAATGCAATTGCCCATCTTGAAACTCATTTTGGAAGG ATTTCCTGATGCTAAAATAATACCCATCATGATTGGTGATATAGATGAACAGTCAACCATAGGCATTGCCAATTCACtactaaaatattttgaagaCAAGgacaatttatttgtaatcTCTTCAGATTTCTGCCACTTTGGTGCAAG ATTTGGATTCTATAAAACTCCATACCCTGGCATACCGATACACGAAGCTGTAGAGAAGTTGGACAAGGATGGCATTGATCTTATTCTAAAACACAATTATAAAGGGTTCATAAGCTACTTAGATGATactaaaaatacaatttgcGGGAGGAATCCGATACAGGTTTTGCTAAAGTTGCTCACCTTTtccaaattaaatatattctcAAATCTTGAAAGTTATGCACAATCCAACCCAGCTACTAATATAAGAGACTCCAGTGTTTCCTACGCGGCGGTTGTTggtacaataattaattaa
- a CDS encoding BTB/POZ domain-containing protein KCTD7 (overlaps_old_locusTagID:BBM_II03880) — MIERNVVKLNVGGVSFVTKLSTLEKCNTPVFNEILAEFHKSPVNEVFIDRDGTHFSVILNYLRTNKLVCPNDKYILELILVEAQHYQIAPLIDAVKTKITSLNSSSLGNSQSSLIHEFSDRQTDEIMHSENSSNYCQGYAGSAHNVENNENTASLSSSINILNRSNSGFHEDIYTNPFETPTLSAPYYLSESQDIEESATFVQTCNISQLGPQVFDATVEDF; from the coding sequence ATGATTGAGAGGAATGTCGTAAAACTGAATGTAGGAGGAGTTTCATTTGTCACCAAGTTGTCCACGCTAGAGAAGTGTAATACACCCGTATTTAACGAAATATTAGCTGAGTTTCACAAATCCCCCGTGAATGAAGTTTTTATCGACAGGGACGGAACACATTTCAGTGTAATTCTCAATTACCTGAGAACAAATAAACTTGTTTGCCCCaatgataaatacataCTCGAGCTAATTTTGGTTGAGGCGCAGCATTACCAAATAGCACCTCTAATAGATGCTGTTAAGACCAAGATCACTTCACTAAACTCTTCCAGCTTGGGAAATAGTCAGTCAAGTCTAATCCATGAATTTTCTGATAGACAAACAGATGAAATTATGCACTCTGAAAACTCTTCGAATTACTGTCAAGGTTACGCAGGGTCGGCGCATAATGTcgaaaataatgaaaacACAGCCTCTTTGAGTTCatccataaatatattaaacagGTCAAATAGTGGATTTCACGAGgatatatacacaaatCCATTCGAAACTCCTACTTTATCTGCACCGTATTATTTGAGCGAAAGCCAAGATATAGAAGAGTCAGCGACTTTTGTTCAAACATGCAATATTTCTCAGCTAGGCCCACAGGTTTTTGATGCTACTGTTGAAGATTTCTAG
- a CDS encoding CDGSH iron-sulfur domain-containing protein, putative (overlaps_old_locusTagID:BBM_II03910), with protein MGANTSKKVQIGRKAGEYINKRGYEKEHSITISGLEVPAKRFSICRCWQSAKFPFCDNAHQILQRKQVNCGPVMLEIRRHDFKPT; from the exons ATGGGCGCCAATACTTCCAAAAAAGTTCAAATCGGACGTAAGGCTGgtgaatatatcaataaaagAG GCTATGAAAAGGAGCATTCTATCACAATTTCAGGTCTAGAAGTTCCTGCAAAAAGATTTTCAATTTGCCGTTGTTGGCAATCTGCTAAATTCCCCTTCTGTGATAACGCACATCAAATTTTGCAGCGCAAGCAAGTCAACTGCG GTCCAGTAATGCTGGAGATTAGAAGACATGATTTTAAACCGACTTGA
- a CDS encoding LETM1-like protein (overlaps_old_locusTagID:BBM_II03905): MYTYLTPGVWRPHFRFPNNLLALKCRVHEYNYLQSVNLHPTSYAKLQLAYHLYTPRLIHYSAFNKSNIDKIYNNGYNNLSTVYCRQFSTKKPSKCSIIIKVIGTIIKFPFKLCKWTIQIILKPFKISINLTTGLFKLFGKFIRLIGSGINRSLRVARAARQSGVVSLTRSVWNGIVHTVHWCKTGFKLYAVNVRVSYFIMLKKFKGHQLGYKEHKLLMRTLNDCFKLVPFSFFLIVPFAEFLLPVAIKLFPNMLPSTFKQTNSDTSYLHKKLLVKKQLAEFFQELVQNHTNNLLQAELDSSIRTKAEALSAFQQRLMNKDDRDMNPFLTANELVVFSKLLKQEFVLDKMNLETLQVMCKLLGIRPFSLHSHVVLQLRHHLLKIQREDQMIRWEGVESLTVDELSEACRDRAMKFYDITKEQMQQNLIMWLDLSGRKDIPLILLLWSRCITMTHSPMEVKVDVITPDIQKEDEPHCKEEEEIIERQNQLQELLMTEANLRESTESIESTSLQSESQLDEDESQSNELSKPELISRFNQLNQAMELQKSITDKQEKLLNEILAFILKVSESDGNDINKLKDEASKLLMSTNDSISQLEELILKSNDGEKSYDDIGAN; encoded by the exons ATGTATACATACTTGACCCCTGGGGTTTGGCGCCCACATTTTCGTTTCCCAAACAACCTATTAGCGTTAAAGTGTAGAGTTCATGAATACAATTACTTGCAAAGCGTAAACCTACACCCAACTTCCTACGCAAAACTGCAATTGGCATATCACCTATACACTCCAAGACTAATTCACTATTCCGCCTTTAACAAATCCAACATcgataaaatatacaacaatggatacaacaatttatcaactgTCTATTGCAGACAGTTTTCTACAAAAAAGCCCAGCAAATGTAGCATAATTATCAAGGTTATAGGGACGATAATCAAATTCCCTTTTAAGCTATGCAAATGGACAATTCAAATCATCCTCAAAccatttaaaatttctaTAAATTTGACCACTGGGCTGTTTAAGTTATTTGGTAAATTCATTCGTCTCATAGGCAGTGGTATTAATCGTTCCCTTAGAGTAGCAAGGGCGGCTAGACAATCAGGGGTAGTAAGTTTAACCCGTAGTGTATGGAATGGAATTGTACATACAGTTCACTGGTGTAAAACTGGGTTTAAATTATACGCTGTAAATGTTAGGGTTTCCTATTTTATTATGCTAAAGAAGTTTAAGGGCCATCAACTAGGCTATAAAGAGCACAAATTGCTAATGAGGACTCTGAATGATTGCTTCAAATTGGTGCCATTTTCATTCTTCTTGATCGTCCCATTTGCGGAATTTTTGCTTCCTGTTGCCATAAAACTCTTTCCCAATATGCTTCCTTCCACATTTAAGCAGACAAATAGCGATACTTCATATTTACACAAGAAACTATTAGTTAAGAAACAGTTGGCTGAATTCTTTCAGGAGCTAGTACAGAATCATACAAATAACTTACTGCAGGCGGAACTAGATTCGTCAATTCGCACAAAAGCAGAAGCGCTTAGTGCCTTTCAGCAAAGGTTGATGAATAAAGATGACCGTGATATGAATCCATTTCTAACAGCAAATGAACTAGTGGTATTTTCAAAACTGCTAAAGCAAGAATTTGTTCTTGATAAGATGAACCTAGAAACACTACAGgttatgtgtaaattgCTTGGTATACGCCCATTTTCGTTGCACTCACATGTTGTATTACAATTGCGCCACcatttattgaaaattcaaAGAGAAGATCAGATGATCAGGTGGGAAGGAGTCGAATCATTAACGGTAGATGAGCTGAGTGAAGCTTGTCGTGACAGGGCCATGAAGTTTTACGATATAACGAAAGAGCAAATGCAACAGAACTTGATTATGTGGTTAGATTTATCGGGCCGCAAGGATATTCCACTGATATTGTTGTTGTGGAGCCGCTGTATTACAATGACACACTCACCCATGGAGGTGAAAGTGGATGTGATAACGCCGGATATACAAAAGGAGGACGAACCACATTGTAAAGAAGAAG AGGAGATTATTGAGCGCCAAAACCAGCTCCAAGAACTTTTAATGACAGAGGCTAATCTAAGGGAAAGCACCGAAAGCATCGAAAGCACCTCCTTACAATCTGAATCGCAATTGGATGAAGATGAATCTCAATCTAACGAATTATCCAAACCAGAATTGATTTCCAGATTCAATCAATTGAATCAAGCAATGGAACTGCAAAAATCAATCACTGATAAACAAGAAAAGCTTCTAAATGAGATTTTGGCATTTATACTCAAGGTGTCAGAGTCAGATGGCAATGATATCAACAAACTAAAGGATGAAGCATCAAAACTCTTAATGAGTACTAATGATTCTATATCACAATTAGAAGAACTGATTCTTAAGTCTAATGATGGTGAGAAATCATACGATGATATTGGAGCAAATTAA
- a CDS encoding hypothetical protein (overlaps_old_locusTagID:BBM_II03895): MTGTYCAYGLDRKLSDLWRFSTKSVSSHIKFAQYLYALIHLTKKNPSLMSILPLDDLLTLALYHLRSLIVKKYSDGFDVIRPFRTVYLESICQTYSSLTQSHCNSIDSDQFMELDNDELVARINQNEKLIKSARLFSGFCRQKQYSLVKCRQKKPFMNPLYDGINKNIDNLKYENERIMLFIGKFPKPNVKHRSERKLSISNCSIDTNNLMKMEMLKISREIKNLAIRTKFMCDYKIDVYNNLSTALINVQHLSKHKIERYISRKQRSNFVARVNDIKNNNITDYKDSIHTLQQNFVIDQEFVILSEVIDHHDEKIVEVNKSQTTEDVSDVMVTSDRSYHVSNSFYAKSEQSFKHDYVNDLFRFNTEELEDSDIDNRKSDSFKCIHYYHLSSGQLVLDNEFLNCNDHAQCKNLSTNTKTCRRHYIDKFVSKKQDCPIVDIVEKERESTTIMNEPIIQSDADSVEDCEEISTKSDSQDTVADHTFRIKTVEDLIEPVDTSESDDNSGYVIVDRDSGKNIECLIGDMYRRSCNVDNVDVVQGETIALKHVDVDLVYKEVGKLSVDDIKSSSTCAINYGIVDCDNCLSDERLNGTKSRCYEFARKFKICRWKYNNRT, translated from the exons ATGACTGGAACATATTGTGCGTACGGATTAGATAGGAAACTTTCTGATCTGTGGAGATTCTCTACAAAATCAGTCTCCTCTCACATAAAATTTGCGCAGTACTTGTACGCGCTCATACACCTCACCAAA AAAAACCCATCTCTAATGTCAATTCTTCCGTTGGATGATCTACTCACCCTAGCCTTATACCACTTGCGCTCTTTGATTGTGAAGAAATATTCTGATGGTTTTGATGTGATTCGCCCTTTTCGTACGGTGTATCTCGAATCAATTTGTCAAACATACTCATCCCTAACTCAATCCCACTGCAACTCCATTGATAGCGATCAGTTCATGGAATTGGATAATGATGAACTTGTAGCCAGGATAAATCAAAATGAAAAGTTGATCAAATCTGCCAGATTATTCTCTGGATTTTGCCGACAAAAGCAATATTCGCTGGTCAAATGTAGGCAGAAGAAGCCCTTCATGAACCCTCTTTACGATGGTATTAACAagaatattgataatttgaagTATGAAAATGAGAGGATAATGCTATTCATCGGCAAATTTCCCAAGCCTAACGTTAAGCATAGATCTGAGAGAAAATTAAGCATTAGTAATTGTTCCATTGATACAAATAACTTGATGAAGATGGAGATGCTGAAGATCAGTAGAGAGATTAAAAATCTAGCTATTAGGACGAAATTCATGTGTGATTACAAGATCGATGTGTATAACAATCTATCAACTGCACTGATTAATGTACAACATCTTTCtaaacacaaaattgaaaGGTATATTTCCAGAAAACAACGTTCCAATTTTGTAGCACGTGTGAATGACattaaaaacaataataTTACTGATTACAAAGACTCAATACATACActgcaacaaaattttgtgattGATCAggaatttgtaattttaagTGAGGTAATAGATCATCATGATGAAAAGATTGTGGAAGTTAATAAGTCCCAAACTACAGAGGATGTAAGCGATGTAATGGTTACCAGTGATAGGTCATATCACGTCTCCAACAGTTTCTATGCGAAATCCGAACAATCATTCAAACACGATTATGTCAATGACTTGTTCCGATTCAATACTGAAGAATTAGAAGACAGCGATATTGATAACAGAAAAAGTGACAGCTTCAAATGCATCCACTATTACCATTTGAGTAGTGGACAATTGGTTTTAGACaatgaatttttgaattGCAATGACCATGCCCAATGCAAAAATTTGTCTACCAATACCAAGACTTGTAGGCGCcattatattgataaattcgTTTCTAAAAAGCAGGATTGTCCCATTGTAGATATTGTTGAGAAAGAGCGTGAATCCACCACTATAATGAATGAACCTATTATACAAAGTGATGCGGATAGTGTAGAAGATTGTGAAGAAATATCTACAAAGTCCGACAGCCAAGACACTGTGGCTGATCATACATTCCGTATTAAGACGGTTGAAGATCTGATAGAACCAGTAGACACTAGTGAAAGCGACGATAACTCGGGTTATGTAATTGTCGATAGGGATTCTGGCAAGAATATTGAATGTTTGATTGGGGATATGTACAGGAGAAGCTGTAATGTGGATAATGTAGATGTAGTTCAAGGAG AAACTATAGCTCTTAAACATGTTGATGTCGACCTAGTCTATAAAGAAGTAGGAAAACTGAGTGTAGATGACATAAAAAGTTCAAGCACTTGTGCCATAAACTATGGAATTGTTGACTGTGACAATTGCCTATCAGATGAACGATTAAATGGTACTAAGTCCAGATGCTACGAATTTGCCagaaaattcaaaatttgtagGTGGAAGTACAACAATCgtacataa
- a CDS encoding hypothetical protein (overlaps_old_locusTagID:BBM_II03915), producing MIFFTNLTNPLNFGTYAFIRFSVNSINYRQSLVFFNKISHKKFSFNNKGIAIKQDLGLFVKPSKPFKILRHRWFIYLKLYTLPFLFVLFLGNCVTIIPPGYVGILDNIDGTIDPYISEGKMVLIHFPYYERGVTFRISPIRRKIINTFTTNDGKQIEAVVFCTLQAKAAYAAEIYILFGSHFSKSFAEREMEFDLARVIEKYKYEDFFDENPDTVAEYSQNILQPDKLVLQKTRLDQIREEIFERFDDAGKFHKIDVSNVTLSFRDPII from the coding sequence atgattttttttacaaatcTAACAAACCCACTTAATTTTGGTACGTATGCGTTTATTAGATTTTCAGTAAACTCTATAAATTATCGCCAATCACTTGTATTCTTCAATAAAATAAGccataaaaaattttcctTTAACAACAAGGGCATCGCAATTAAGCAGGATTTGGGTCTATTTGTCAAGCCTTCAAAGCCATTTAAGATTCTCCGACACAGGTGGTTTATATACCTGAAATTGTACACCTTACCCTTTTTGTTTGTGTTATTCCTGGGAAATTGTGTAACAATTATACCTCCTGGTTATGTAGGaatattggataatattgaCGGAACAATTGATCCATACATTTCAGAAGGTAAAATGGTACTTATCCACTTTCCATATTATGAGAGGGGAGTTACTTTTAGAATATCACCAATACGCcgcaaaataattaacacaTTCACTACCAATGATGGGAAACAAATCGAAGCCGTTGTATTTTGTACTTTACAGGCCAAAGCAGCATATGCTGCGGAAATATACATCCTCTTTGGCAGTCACTTTTCAAAATCTTTCGCAGAAAGGGAAATGGAGTTTGACTTGGCAAGAGTAATCGAAAAGTACAAATACGAGGATttttttgatgaaaatCCAGATACTGTTGCTGAATATAGTCAAAACATTTTGCAACCCGATAAATTAGTACTACAGAAAACAAGATTGGATCAAATAAGGGAGGAGATTTTTGAAAGATTCGACGATGCCGGAAAGTTTCATAAAATAGATGTCTCAAATGTGACACTTAGCTTTAGGGATCCCATAATATAA
- a CDS encoding Protein tyrosine kinase (overlaps_old_locusTagID:BBM_II03890) — protein sequence MGRNDNIGSDSDIELTPQDRYLSKRNSKETIGHSTLQSEVLNEATKDAGPQLNVNIRHENLYNQLIFGCRSINNYKILNKISEGTYGAVFRAMDGETGNIVALKEIKYHKGLWSEGFPITSLREISILLEANHENILSVKEVVVGDALNNVFMVMEYVEHELKQLLESNKPDFSLAERKCLLKQLLKSVCFMHDNWIIHRDLKTSNILYNNKGVLKLCDFGMARKFGEPISDNYTHNIVTLWYRSPELLLGIKKYTPAVDIWSVGCIFAEIISGKPLFTGKNEVDMINRIFRLCGTPTETDWPGFTKILEHVSQRFSVQNYKHPTFREVFPLGTAQYSTNRYLTDCGLDLLSKLLEVNPDKRITARDALSHPYLTMEKPQPQVEMFMPTVPDSNCKVRKKGNHNVTS from the exons ATGGGTAGGAATGATAACATTGGAAGCGATTCTGACATAGAATTGACACCACAAG ATCgatatttatctaaaaGAAACTCCAAAGAAACCATAGGCCATAGTACATTACAATCAGAAGTATTAAATGAAGCAACAAAGGACGCTGGTCCCCAATTAAATGTCAATATTAGACatgaaaatttatacaatcagTTGATATTTGGTTGTAGAAGCATAAATAACTACAAAATACTGAATAAAATATCAGAAGGAACCTATGGCGCTGTATTTCGGGCTATGGATGGGGAAACTGGTAACATTGTAGCACTAAAGGAAATTAAATACCACAAAGGACTTTGGTCAGAAGGTTTCCCTATAACAAGCCTTAGAGAGATTTCAATACTCCTTGAAGCTAATCATGAAAACATACTATCGGTGAAGGAAGTCGTTGTTGGCGATGCACTTAACAATGTTTTTATGGTTATGGAATATGTAGAGCATGAACTCAAGCAACTTCTGGAAAGTAATAAGCCGGATTTCTCATTGGCTGAAAGAAAGTGTTTGTTGAAACAGTTGCTAAAATCGGTGTGTTTCATGCACGATAATTGGATCATACACCGTGACCTTAAAACATCAaacatattgtacaataataaaGGGGTGCTTAAATTGTGTGATTTTGGTATGGCCAGGAAGTTTGGAGAGCCGATAAGCGACAATTATACGCATAACATTGTGACGCTGTGGTATAGATCACCTGAATTATTGTTAggtatcaaaaaatatacaccTGCGGTTGACATTTGGTCAGTTGGTTGTATATTTGCCGAGATAATATCTGGAAAACCCCTATTTACAGGGAAGAATGAAGTGGATATGATTAATCGGATTTTCAGGCTTTGTGGAACGCCAACCGAAACTGATTGGCCTGGTTTTACCAAGATATTGGAGCACGTATCACAAAGATTTTCTGTTCAAAACTACAAGCATCCAACATTTCGTGAAGTATTTCCTTTGGGTACAGCACAATATTCCACTAACCGCTACCTTACTGATTGTGGACTTGACTTGCTTAGCAAATTGCTTGAGGTTAATCCGGATAAACGTATTACTGCCAGGGACGCTTTATCCCATCCCTACTTAACAATG GAAAAGCCACAGCCACAAGTTGAAATGTTCATGCCAACTGTTCCAGATTCTAATTGCAAGG TTAGGAAAAAGGGAAATCATAATGTAACATCGtag